TACAACACCATTGGTTTTTTTGCGCCGACGGGCCGCTATGCCGTTCAGCCCGGCGCGCAACTCGACGAATTTCGCCAGATGGTTTCCGCGCTGCACAAGGCCGGGATTGAGATCATCCTCGACGTCGTGTTCAACCACACCTCCGAGGGCAATGAAAAAGGCCCGACGCTCTGTTTCCGCGGCCTCGACAACGCCATCTACTACATGCTCGACGAAAACGGCGCTTACCGCAATTTCAGCGGTTGCGGCAACACGCTCAACTGCAACCATCCGCTTGTGCGCGATTTCATCCTTGATTGCCTGCGTTACTGGGTCACGGTGCTCCACGTGGACGGGTTCCGTTTCGACCTAGCCTCGATCCTCGGTCGCGATACCAGGGGCCGCATCGTCGAAAATGCGGGACTCGTCGAGCGTATCGCCGAGGATCCCGTGCTGCGGGACACAAAACTGATTGCCGAAGCATGGGACATGGGCGGCGCCTACCAGGTCGGATCGTTCGGCGACGTGCGCTGGGCCGAATGGAACGGGCGTTATCGCGATGATGTCCGCCGTTTCTGGCGGGGTGACCCGGGCACACGCGGACACTTCGCGACGCGCCTCACCGGAAGTTCCGATCTTTACCAATGGGCCGGACGTACACCGGCGCACAGTATCAATTTCATTACCGCCCATGACGGATTCACCCTGCGCGATTTGGTTTCTTACAACCATAAGCACAACCGGCTCAACGGCGAGAACAACCGCGACGGCCTCGACGAAAACTTCAGTTGGAACTGCGGCATCGAGGGCGAAACCCGCAATGCGCAAATCAGCGCGCTTCGCCTGCGCATGCAAAAAAATTACCTTGCCACCCTGTTCTTGTCCCTCGGCATCCCGATGATGCTCGGCGGCGATGAATTCGGCCGTACCCAACAGGGCAACAACAATGCCTATTGCCAGGATAACCCCGTTTCGTGGTACGACTGGAGGCTCCTCGAAAAAAATGCGGACCTGTTCAGATTTTGCAAGGAAGCCATCCGGTTTCGCCGCGAAAATCCCGTTTTTGCCCGGCTTCAGTTCTTCGACGGCAAACCCTCCGTCGAAAACGGGGAGCCGGACATCGCATGGTTCGACAACACCGGCAAACCGCTGGATTGGGAAAAGGATGCGGGGTATTTCGCCTGTCGCATAGGGGGCATTGTAAACGGATCCATTGCGCTCTATTGCATGTTCAACGCTTCTTTCAGGGAAGTATCCTTCCGCATCCCCCGGGGCGCATGGGTCATGCGCATCAACACCAGCCTGCCGTACCCCGACGATATCCGCGATGCCCACAATGCGCCGGAAATCGAGGGCCGCGGACTGGTTACGCTTCCCGCCAAGTCCCTTGCCGTCCTGTCCGCCCAATCCAACCCCGAATCGTGGGATTGACGCGATTTTACAACGTGAATCCCTTAGCGATGTGAACGATGATGCCGGTGATATACAACGCAAAGCCGATGGAAAGGATGGCGGCGTACACCGCAAGGATGGCCTGTGCGCAACGTTTTAGCGTCTTGTCCCATTCGCCGGCTAGGGGAAGGCCGCCCAGTATCGCCAGCGGCACGGATAGCGACAGCGCGCAGAAAAGCAAGAACGGCATATTGACCGGCAGCCAGTCCCATCGCTCCAGTCCGGGATAAGGACCCAGGCTTGGAAACCGTTCGTAGCCGTAACGCACAAGGCGGAGCAGGCCGCGCATGCCCAGATCAAGCGCAACCGTCGCGATGATTATGGCGGCCGTTTGTCCCAGCACACGCCACGGGTCAACATGCGGGATGCCTTCGTTTTCCGACGCCAGATACATTTCGATATATAATGCCAGGTAGGCAATTAGGGCGATTGGACCGGTTATCCCAAGCAGAAGAAAAATTGCGCGCACAAAAGAAGGGTTCAGCCCAAAATATTCGGCCACTCCGCCGCACACTCCCAGCCAGCGGCAATTGTCTGTTGACAACGTCAAGCCGTCGGAACCGCCCGAAGTGTGCAGCGACACCATCGCCGGATCCGATGCCGTGCCCAATCGGGCAAGAACGGACTCGACTTCCTTGTCCTCCACCAAGCCGCCGCCCTTGCGCAGTTCGGCATAAATCCGGTTTTTCAAACGACGCAGGACGCGTTCGCGCGTATCGTCGCTGACGTCGCCCAAACCGTCCGCAACTTCACGCAAATAGCGTTCAATGATTGTTTCCTGTCGCTGTGTGAGCATCATGCGATCATGTGTTCCTTCGGCATTTTTAATTTTCTTGTGGCAACTCCCGCGCTCCGCGCATGGTTGTGGCGATCAACGAAATTGTCTACTTGACTCTAAGATGATCGCCGGACCGCCTTAGTATAACGATCCGATGAAGCGTTCAAAAACGAAACGGCGTGCTTATGAGTTCATGGGGCGATTCCCCGATTTCAAACAGATGCGCGCGTTCGCGGCCGCCGCCGTTCGGGCGATGTAGCACCAGCATTTGCCGACCGTCAAAACACCGGAACAACATGCCGTGCCCCGCGTCTTCATCGAACCATGGAATCTTTTGCTGCACCCACGGCCCGGACAAATGTCCCGATTCCGAATAGGCATACGACTGGACATAGCCTTTTTGTGAAAAACTCGACCATAGCATCAGCAGCGCGCCCTCTTTTGTGCGATGCAGAAAGGGACCGTCCGTGACAAAGCCCTTGCGCGGTCCGCCAAATCCGACTTCAACGACCCACGGCGCGGCAGACGCCCTGAACAACAGGATGGGATCGCCCTCGGCTTTCGACAAGTCAGGCGACAATTTGCGCGCACAAATTTCGCCATCCCGCGTTTGCGTCCACTCGTGGCAGAAGACAATCCACGGCTGCTTGTCCTCGCCGATGAACAATGTGCCGTCGAGACAATCCCAGTCGGGCGGAGTTACGGGGCCGTCTCCATGCACGCGATAAGGCCCTTGGGGGTTGTCGGCCACGAGGATTTGCGTGGCGCGTCGCCGTCCGGGCGCGTTGAAACTTGCGAACATGAAAAACCGTCCCCGATGGCGATGGACCTCCGGCGCCCAAAACTCGCGATCCCCCCAGAATCCCTCATGCTTTTCAAAGGCGATGACCGGCCCTTCCCACGTCTTGAGATCCATGCTCCAATAAACGGGGAAATCCACCGCATGCGACGCGTGTGTGCCGAAAAGGTAGTAACGCTTTTCCTCATCCACGGGCAGGATAAACGGATCGCGAATGTGGATGTTTTCAAGCGTCCATGCCTTTGCGGCGGCCTCCCCCGCTCCCAGCGATGCGGCAAGCGATACTATAATGGCAACGGCCACGGCCTTTCCTTATCGTTGTTTTTTGACCGAGCACTCTTGTCAAAAGGACAGGCTGGACAGCCTGTCCCACAAATATTACTTATAAATAGCCTGTTTTTGCCAGGTCGCGGATGTAAACGTCAAGCAGTGACCGGCAGCCGCCTCACACGGACCTTTTTCGGCGTTTCCACATTCGCGATTTTACCGATGCGGCCGCAAGCATGCCGACAAGGACCAGATAGGCGACTCCGTTGCCGCCTGAATTCGACGACGGTGAGACCGGGCCGGCTGCATGGAAACAGCCTTCGCCTTCTCCCTCCCCTTCGCCACCGGTGAATGTCAGCATAAATGTTTCCACAACGACATCGCCGGGGATCACGGTGACATTGCGGCTCTGGCCCGCATGGCTATTCGCGGACACTTCGACAAGGTGCGTTCCGCCGGCAATCGAAGGAAAAATAAACAGGCTGCTCGACAGGTCGCGCGCGGGCGCAATGGCGCCGATGACGGCCTTGGGCGCGTACTTGCTTTCCACGGGATTGTTCGTGGCCTGGCTCTGAACGGCCACGACGAGCGAGGCGTCCACCAGCGATCGCCCGATGTACGGCTTGAACGTGACGCTGCCGGCTTTGCCCGCGCCGCCAACGATGCGCGAGCCGATATCCGTGTCGGTGTACGCGCCCCAGTCGTTGTACTGCGCGCTGACATCGTCTCCCGCTTCATTTTTGATAAAAAAGCCTGAACTCATGTTGAAGCGGTTGAATCCTGTCGTGCTGGCGGAGGCGATATTTCCAAGCATCGGCGTTTCACCGCTGGTCTTGCCTTCCGGCGGACGAATGAATATCGCCCCTTCGAGAATGCTTTCAAACGTGTTCCGCGTGACGTTGATTCCGGAATCCACCGCGTACACGCCGTATTCCACCCGCTTGATCGTGCAATTTCGGATGGATGAGGGTGTCGAGCCGGGGCGCGTCACGAATACGGCGATGGCGTGCGGGCTGTCGCCGCCGTTGAAAACGACGTTGCGCACCTGCATGGCGACATTGTCAATGCGAAGCAATTCGGCCGTTGCGGTGACGGATGCCGGAAACGTCACCGTGCAGGATCGCAGACCGCATCCTTCCGCCGCAGTCAAAACCACATGCTCGTCGTCCGATGCCTGATAATACCGGATGGTCGTCGCTTCCGCGTCGGCGCCCTCAATGCGCGTGTACGGCCGGAAAACAACGCGCTCGTCGTACGCGCCTGCGGCGAGATAAATCGTGATGGGGAACAGGGCAGTCCCTTCCGGCACGGACATCATCGCATGATCGATCGTTTTCCACGGTTCCGCCTGCGATCCATTTCCCGTCAGGTCGTCTCCGGATGGCGAAACATAAAATTTCGATGGCGGATCGTTTTCATCTTGCGGATTCGTTCCGCGCCGGAATTCCTCGCGGTTGTCCAGGTGATCGTTGTCGGAATCCTCCGCATCATCGGCCGGATCGAAAGCAACGAGTCCGTTGTCGTTTTCATAATCATCCGGCAACCCGCCGCCATCGGTATCCGTTCCGAATTCATACGCGCCGATATCGGGACCGTCGTTCATGGGACGTGTCGCCCCGAGCACATCCGTGGCCGGCGCGGAGGCATCCCCCGCGTCAATCGCGGGCGAATCCCAGCTCAACTGATACGGAGGGTCGTCCACGAGGCGGAAGCGCGGGGCGACGTCCCGATTGCCGGCGCCGATGTAACCGCCCTCGACGATACTGTTGGTTACCGTGCAAAAGGCGTCTTCATAAACATGAATCGAGCGCGGGGCGTTACCGTACAGGATGCAATTTTCAACGGTGGCCGTCGAAGACGTCCACACCAGCAAGGCCCCCTTGTCAATTCCGTCAGATGACCGATTGCCGGCCAGCGTGCAGTTCAACAAAGCCGCCGAGCACTGAGAAGCAACGTAGACGGCGCCTCCGCTCAGCGCGGCCTCGTTTCGTCCAAACACCGTGCTCGTCGCCGACAATTGGGCGTTACTGGCCGCATAAACGCCTCCGCCAATACCCGCCGTATTGTCGAGGACCATGCATTGGTTCAACGTCACGCCGCCGCCGTAGATAAAAACGCCGCCGCCCCCACCGCTCTCATTGGCTTGGATTCGCGACGACATGATCTCGATGGAACCGTTGACCACACAGATGCCGCCGCCCCGCACAAAGGATATGTTGTCCTCGATAATGCACCGGTTCAGTCGCAGCAAACCGCCGGTGACATTCACGCCGGCGCCCGAATCGTGCGGCGGATCGTCTCCGGCATCCGCATTGCCTCCGGAAATGGTGAATCCATCGAGAAGCGCCTCGCCTTCCGCGAGCGTGACGACATGACAGCTGTTTTCGCCGCGGCTGGAGAAACCGGCGCCGTCGTTGCTGTTCAAGTCGCCGGTAAGCACCGTCCGCCGGGTATTGGGGTCCCGGTCGCCGCGCGATTCCGCGCCCGGCGGGAAACCGCCATACACCGACACGCCGCTTTTCAGACGAAACGACAAGGTCCGGGCGCCATTGGAACCGGCGGGCGCATAAATCCCCGCTGCGACCCACAGTTCATCGCCCGGTTGTGCGGCGTCCAGCGCATCCGCGGGAGAACGATAGGCTCGATCCCACGAAGAGCCATCCACCGGCGCCCCCGTGGCCGCCGCATCCACGCGCAGCACCGCCGCTTCAACGATATCGGCAGTCAAAACACAGGCCGCAAGCACTACCATCACGAAACGCATGGAGCATCCTTTCCACAATGGCCAGTCGCTGGCCGCCCTGCCCCTAACTGCCCTACACTGTCAATTGTAACTTACCATGAAACGGCCATCCGCGCAACTGTTTTTACCGGCGCTCTTTTGATATCTTGACGCCGGCAGGACCACGGACGGCCGAATCCAAGGCGGCCGGGAGGACAACGCATGGTTGAAACGGCTTTCCCTTTCGCGGACCGTTTTCTCGAGGAACGGTGCAATCTTTGCGGCATTTGCCTTGCGCAGTGTCCGGTTCTCGAATGGCCCATCGAGCGGGCGCAAGCCGAATTCCGCAAACTGCTTGAAGCCGGCTGGTCGGAAGCAGCCGAACGCTGCACCGGCTGTATGGCGTGCAACATTCTGTGTCCGCTCGGCGCCAACCCGCACACGCGCATCATGCTGGCATGGCAGGATCGCTACAAACGCGAGGGTCTGCCCGTGCGTGCACGATGGGTACTCCCCTACCAGCGCCCCTCCATGATTACGAAAAGTCTCGAATCCCTGCCGCCAGATGAACGCGCCATCGTCGCACAATGGGAGCAAAACGTACGCGAACCGCGGGACGCCGGCACGGCCATCTATGCGGGATGCAACATGATGCTCCAGCCGCGCCGATTGGCCTCCCCCATTTTCGCGGGCATCCCCGTTTTCGGCTCGCTCGACTTGTGCTGCGGCGAACCGCTCTATCGCATGGGTTGCTGGGACGCCGCGCGCAAGGCGGCGGAAAACGTCCGGCAAACCATCGGGCAAATGCGTCTCGAACGCGTTCTCGTGCCGTGCATGGCGGGCTATCATCTATTCCGGCATGTTTACCCGGAAGTGTTTGGCATCCCGCTCGATGTCGAGATTGTGTCGCTGCTCGACTGGATTGACGAACGAATCGCTTCGGGGAAACTGCCGCTCTCGCCGCTTGGCAAGCGGGCGGCGGTCCACGACAGTTGCTGGCCGAAGGCTTCCGGCTCCCATTTCCTGGATCTCACACGCAAGTTGCTCGCGGCCTGCGGGGTCGAAGCCATCGAACCGGAGCACTGCCGGGAACGGGCCCTGTGCTGCGGAATGGGCGTGGCGGCCGCGCGCTTTTCCCTCTGCCACATCGCGGACACGGCCATCAAACGCCTCCGCGAACTGCAAAAAACCGGCGCCGACTTTATCGTTGACGATTGCGCGGGATGCGACTGGATTTTCGCGATTGCGGGTCTTATCCCGTCGGTAAACCCGCTGTTCCGATCTACCATCTGCTCGATATTGTCCGAATGGCCGCCGGAGAAAAAGTCAATCCGGGGGCGCGCCGTCTCGCCAAATCCATGGCCAAGCACTCCTTCGCCCCCCTTGCCTCCGCGTACTTGTCCGGCAGGCGAATTCGGATTGATTGAACACGGCGCTTCTTCATGCCAGAATAACGCTTCCATTCGACAACGAGGTGTGCCGTGATTGATTTGATTCGAGATGCGGAAGCGGTGCTGATGCGTGCGCTGGCCCACGGCGGCGCGTTCGCTGAAATCTATTTCGAGGAAACGTCCGCGACGTCAATCCGTTTCGAGGACGGCAAAATCGAACGGATCAACAGCGGCACGGATATCGGCGCCGGTATCCGCGTTCTGACCGGCGACCGTACGTGTTACGCCCATACGAACGACGTTTCGCTCGAAGGATTGCTGGCCGCGGCGGATACCGTCGCGGGTGCGGTTTCGGAACCGCGGGCATCGTATTCGTTCGATTATCGGCCAGATCGTTTCGAGATGCCCGTGGCAAAACCCGCACAGGCCGTTTCGACGCGGGAGAAGGCGCGCCTGCTGGCCGAAGCCGGCCGCGCGGCCCGTAAACACGATTCGCGCATGGTTCAGGTCGCGGCCACCTATACCGATTCGACGCGCCACGCGATAATCGCCAATTCGGAGGGACGCCACGTCGAATTGGTGCGCCCCCAGATCATGCTCATGATACACGCCGTCGCGGCCCGGGACGGCGTTATCCAGACCGGCTATCATGCCGTCGGCGGAACGTCCGGCTTTGAATTGTTCGACAATGCACCGCCCGAATCCGTGGCCCTGAAGGCCGCGCGCCAGGCCTGCCTCATGCTGGACGCCTCACCCGCGCCCGCCGGCCGCATGCCCGTCGTCATCGCGGGCGAAGCCGGCGGGACCATGATTCATGAAGCCGTCGGGCACGGACTTGAAGCGGATCATATCGAAAAAAACATGTCGAAGTATTGCGGACGACTTGGCGACATGATCGCGGTCCCGGAAGTTACCGTCATGGACGACGGCACTCTACCCGGTCTGCGGGGCTCGTGCCCCGTTGACAGTGAAGGGACGCCCGCACAGCGAACCATCCTCATCGAAAACGGACGGCTTGTCCGATTCTTGAACGACCTGCGCACCGCGCGCAAACTCGGCATGACTCCCACCGGCAACGGCCGCCGCGAATCCTTCCAGGACAAGCCGATCCCCCGCATGACCAACACGTTCATCGCGCCCGGCAAGGCCAATCCCGCAGATCTCCTGGCGTCAACGCCGCAGGGCCTTTATGTCCGCAAGATGGGCGGCGGACAGGTCAATCCCCTAAACGGCGATTTTGTGTTCGAGGTCAGCGAAGGCTACCTCATTCGCAACGGCCAACTTGCCGAACCCGTCCGCGGCGCATCCCTTATCGGCAACGGGCCGGACGTATTGCTGAATATTGACGCCGTCTGCGACGATTTGGGTTTCGTCGTCGGCACCTGCGGCAAGGACGGCCAGGGCGCGCCCGTCACCAGCGGCCAGCCCACCATCCGCATACGAGAATTGACCGTCGGCGGAACGACCTAATCCCAAGCCTTCACGTTCAATTTTCATTTGTTTTTCTCTTTCGATATGCTTGGAACGTGAAATAAAACGGTATTCGATCGGCAAGATGTGTGATCATCGGCCATGTCACATTTTCTTGGGAAGGAGGGCAGCGGACTATGATCGTGATTCTCCTTGCCGTATACACATCAGCCGCATCCGCACCAGACGTCTCCTTTAAAACGGCATTGCCGCAGGTGTATTTGATTGACTACGCGGCGACCCATGTGGGCAATCCGCAGTACCTCGAGACCATCGCCGAAGCGCCGCCGGACATCCTGCACGTGGGGCACGACCTCGCGTTCAAGAGCCACTTGGGGCCGTGCCGGGGCTTTGGATCATTCCCCGCATCTTATGATCTGATGTCTCCCGATGAATGCGACGTGGAAATCGCTCGGCTGCGCGAATATGTGGACACGCTTCATCGCGCAGGCGCGCGGACGGTGATTCCCTACATCTGCGACGTATTCCTTTTCGGCGACCATGAGAAACGCACGGGATTCTGGACGTTCTACGACCACTGGGCGGACTATAAACGGTTCGGATTCGGAAAGAAGCCCGAAACGGACCCGATCGAATGGATGCAGAGCGACGAGCGCCGGCCCTTCGAGCGCAACGACATGTTTGTCTACGAACCGTGTATCAACCATCCCGACTGGCAGCGCTATCTGCGGGCCATCGTTCGGCTCGTCGCGCAATGTGGTTACGACGGGGTCTTCGTGGACGTGAATTCGTTCCGCTGTCCGCACGCATGTTGCCGAAGTCTATTCTGGAAGTACCTGCGCGAGCGCTACTCCGCCGAAGAAGTCAATAAATTGTTTGGCTTCGATTCGCCAAAGTCGGTACGACTAAACGAGAACGGCAAAGACCTGTTGGCGGTGGAAACGTGCCGCTTCCGCGCGTGGAGTTTCGCGCGGCTGTTCACGATGCTGAAGAACGAGGGCGCGGCGATTCATCCGGGATTCATGCTGCTGCCGAACCTCTCGCCGATGGCGCATATCGCGGGCGTCCGCCAGCGCATCGGCAACGGCCAAGATGTCGGGCGATGGGCGACGGTATGCGATTGGCTGATGTTCGAGGAGATGCAGCAGCCGGGCCTCTTCGGAGCAGGCACGATTTCCGACTGCACGCTGCAATACAAGCTCGCATTCGCAAACCGTGTTCGCGGCGGTATGCTGTTGTACCATGCGCGCGATTCCGACGGCGTCTCGCTTGCCATGGCCGAAGCGGGCGCGGGCGGTGGCGGCGCGCTCATCCAAGGCGGCTACGAAAGTCCCGAAGCGCGAAACCGGTATCGCGCGTTCTGGCGGGACAACCGGGATTTCTTCGAAGGATACGAGCCGTGGTCGCAGGACGGCGTCTGTTATTTCCGCGACGAGTTGTACTGGGGGAACCTCGCCCACTTGCATGCCATCTATCGTCTCCGCGATCACCTCGCCCGACACCACGTCCTTTTCGATTTCATTGTGGACGGTGGTTTGAAACCCTGGAAATTGCGCGGTTACAAAGCCGTCATCTTGCCTTTTCTGACTCACCTGAACAACCGGGAGCTCGAAGCGCTTCGCGAATATGTT
The DNA window shown above is from Candidatus Hydrogenedentota bacterium and carries:
- the glgX gene encoding glycogen debranching protein GlgX; its protein translation is MPKLNAANLRLLPGRAYPLGPAVRASGVRFAVVSRHATRVWLALFDNADDREPALEIELDPARYRTGDVWSIYVEGLAPGAFYMYRVDGPFDPKAGHRFDKNIYLLDPYAKIIVGDIQERTAKCVAFGESQDWVDDVRPRVSLGNLVIYETHVRGLTFDTSSGVQHPGTYLGVIEKIPYLKDLGVTAVEFLPVQEFGETRLGRCSIASGQELHNYWGYNTIGFFAPTGRYAVQPGAQLDEFRQMVSALHKAGIEIILDVVFNHTSEGNEKGPTLCFRGLDNAIYYMLDENGAYRNFSGCGNTLNCNHPLVRDFILDCLRYWVTVLHVDGFRFDLASILGRDTRGRIVENAGLVERIAEDPVLRDTKLIAEAWDMGGAYQVGSFGDVRWAEWNGRYRDDVRRFWRGDPGTRGHFATRLTGSSDLYQWAGRTPAHSINFITAHDGFTLRDLVSYNHKHNRLNGENNRDGLDENFSWNCGIEGETRNAQISALRLRMQKNYLATLFLSLGIPMMLGGDEFGRTQQGNNNAYCQDNPVSWYDWRLLEKNADLFRFCKEAIRFRRENPVFARLQFFDGKPSVENGEPDIAWFDNTGKPLDWEKDAGYFACRIGGIVNGSIALYCMFNASFREVSFRIPRGAWVMRINTSLPYPDDIRDAHNAPEIEGRGLVTLPAKSLAVLSAQSNPESWD
- a CDS encoding TldD/PmbA family protein; translation: MIDLIRDAEAVLMRALAHGGAFAEIYFEETSATSIRFEDGKIERINSGTDIGAGIRVLTGDRTCYAHTNDVSLEGLLAAADTVAGAVSEPRASYSFDYRPDRFEMPVAKPAQAVSTREKARLLAEAGRAARKHDSRMVQVAATYTDSTRHAIIANSEGRHVELVRPQIMLMIHAVAARDGVIQTGYHAVGGTSGFELFDNAPPESVALKAARQACLMLDASPAPAGRMPVVIAGEAGGTMIHEAVGHGLEADHIEKNMSKYCGRLGDMIAVPEVTVMDDGTLPGLRGSCPVDSEGTPAQRTILIENGRLVRFLNDLRTARKLGMTPTGNGRRESFQDKPIPRMTNTFIAPGKANPADLLASTPQGLYVRKMGGGQVNPLNGDFVFEVSEGYLIRNGQLAEPVRGASLIGNGPDVLLNIDAVCDDLGFVVGTCGKDGQGAPVTSGQPTIRIRELTVGGTT
- a CDS encoding PspC domain-containing protein; this translates as MMLTQRQETIIERYLREVADGLGDVSDDTRERVLRRLKNRIYAELRKGGGLVEDKEVESVLARLGTASDPAMVSLHTSGGSDGLTLSTDNCRWLGVCGGVAEYFGLNPSFVRAIFLLLGITGPIALIAYLALYIEMYLASENEGIPHVDPWRVLGQTAAIIIATVALDLGMRGLLRLVRYGYERFPSLGPYPGLERWDWLPVNMPFLLFCALSLSVPLAILGGLPLAGEWDKTLKRCAQAILAVYAAILSIGFALYITGIIVHIAKGFTL
- a CDS encoding (Fe-S)-binding protein → MVETAFPFADRFLEERCNLCGICLAQCPVLEWPIERAQAEFRKLLEAGWSEAAERCTGCMACNILCPLGANPHTRIMLAWQDRYKREGLPVRARWVLPYQRPSMITKSLESLPPDERAIVAQWEQNVREPRDAGTAIYAGCNMMLQPRRLASPIFAGIPVFGSLDLCCGEPLYRMGCWDAARKAAENVRQTIGQMRLERVLVPCMAGYHLFRHVYPEVFGIPLDVEIVSLLDWIDERIASGKLPLSPLGKRAAVHDSCWPKASGSHFLDLTRKLLAACGVEAIEPEHCRERALCCGMGVAAARFSLCHIADTAIKRLRELQKTGADFIVDDCAGCDWIFAIAGLIPSVNPLFRSTICSILSEWPPEKKSIRGRAVSPNPWPSTPSPPLPPRTCPAGEFGLIEHGASSCQNNASIRQRGVP
- a CDS encoding choice-of-anchor Q domain-containing protein, which gives rise to MRFVMVVLAACVLTADIVEAAVLRVDAAATGAPVDGSSWDRAYRSPADALDAAQPGDELWVAAGIYAPAGSNGARTLSFRLKSGVSVYGGFPPGAESRGDRDPNTRRTVLTGDLNSNDGAGFSSRGENSCHVVTLAEGEALLDGFTISGGNADAGDDPPHDSGAGVNVTGGLLRLNRCIIEDNISFVRGGGICVVNGSIEIMSSRIQANESGGGGGVFIYGGGVTLNQCMVLDNTAGIGGGVYAASNAQLSATSTVFGRNEAALSGGAVYVASQCSAALLNCTLAGNRSSDGIDKGALLVWTSSTATVENCILYGNAPRSIHVYEDAFCTVTNSIVEGGYIGAGNRDVAPRFRLVDDPPYQLSWDSPAIDAGDASAPATDVLGATRPMNDGPDIGAYEFGTDTDGGGLPDDYENDNGLVAFDPADDAEDSDNDHLDNREEFRRGTNPQDENDPPSKFYVSPSGDDLTGNGSQAEPWKTIDHAMMSVPEGTALFPITIYLAAGAYDERVVFRPYTRIEGADAEATTIRYYQASDDEHVVLTAAEGCGLRSCTVTFPASVTATAELLRIDNVAMQVRNVVFNGGDSPHAIAVFVTRPGSTPSSIRNCTIKRVEYGVYAVDSGINVTRNTFESILEGAIFIRPPEGKTSGETPMLGNIASASTTGFNRFNMSSGFFIKNEAGDDVSAQYNDWGAYTDTDIGSRIVGGAGKAGSVTFKPYIGRSLVDASLVVAVQSQATNNPVESKYAPKAVIGAIAPARDLSSSLFIFPSIAGGTHLVEVSANSHAGQSRNVTVIPGDVVVETFMLTFTGGEGEGEGEGCFHAAGPVSPSSNSGGNGVAYLVLVGMLAAASVKSRMWKRRKRSV
- a CDS encoding glycoside hydrolase family 43 protein, which gives rise to MAVAIIVSLAASLGAGEAAAKAWTLENIHIRDPFILPVDEEKRYYLFGTHASHAVDFPVYWSMDLKTWEGPVIAFEKHEGFWGDREFWAPEVHRHRGRFFMFASFNAPGRRRATQILVADNPQGPYRVHGDGPVTPPDWDCLDGTLFIGEDKQPWIVFCHEWTQTRDGEICARKLSPDLSKAEGDPILLFRASAAPWVVEVGFGGPRKGFVTDGPFLHRTKEGALLMLWSSFSQKGYVQSYAYSESGHLSGPWVQQKIPWFDEDAGHGMLFRCFDGRQMLVLHRPNGGGRERAHLFEIGESPHELISTPFRF